A window of Anaerohalosphaeraceae bacterium contains these coding sequences:
- a CDS encoding P-II family nitrogen regulator, producing the protein MKLIIAYIQPHKLEDVKKALTRRQVGKMSVTNSLGCGEQMGYEESYRGIKFEVNLLKKVRLEIAVNDNFVDTTVEGIIEGARTGQIGDGKIFILDLAECIRIRTGQRGREAIG; encoded by the coding sequence ATGAAACTGATTATCGCCTATATTCAGCCGCATAAGCTCGAGGATGTGAAAAAAGCTCTCACACGCCGTCAGGTTGGAAAAATGAGTGTGACGAATTCCTTGGGCTGCGGCGAGCAGATGGGCTACGAAGAAAGCTATCGCGGCATCAAGTTCGAGGTCAATCTGCTCAAGAAAGTCCGGCTCGAAATCGCCGTCAATGACAATTTTGTCGATACCACGGTGGAAGGAATCATTGAAGGCGCCCGCACAGGCCAAATCGGGGATGGAAAAATCTTCATCCTGGACCTGGCGGAGTGTATTCGGATTCGGACAGGCCAGCGCGGTCGAGAGGCGATCGGATGA